In Thalassophryne amazonica chromosome 14, fThaAma1.1, whole genome shotgun sequence, one DNA window encodes the following:
- the pnkd gene encoding probable hydrolase PNKD — MALDWWLAAAVTASFSCSFFCLCFRFRRSGKVFLRRFLSTIMARTEKPLFRIAYTLYTRTRLGFLYYKRQVRKAREQYPAGHSVAQPVEFNGVKIIPISVLSDNYSYLVIDVTSSVAVVIDPADPQMVQAVLKEEGVMLEAILCTHKHWDHSGGNKGLKRLHSSCRVYGSAADHIPGLTHPLSHKDSISVGCMHFKALFTPGHTVGHMIYLLDGRPFGAPSSLFSGDLVFLSGCGRMFEGSATTMLSSLDTVGSLSDDTLLWPGHEYAEDNLLFAAEVEPRNTVRENKYQWVLQQRVLKRCTCPSTIGEEKEYNPFLRSHCTDLQLTLALQQFQDEDWTQFRARVLEELRKRKDLYNRRS, encoded by the exons ATGGCGCTGGACTGGTGGCTGGCAGCTGCTGTCACCGCATCTTTTTCTTGCTCTTTCTTCTGTTTGTGTTTTCGCTTCAGACGCTctggaaaagtgtttttgagAAGGTTCCTGAGCACCATAATGGCCCGCACGGAGAAGCCTTTGTTCAGAATCGC GTACACACTCTACACCAGGACCAGACTCGGCTTCCTGTACTAcaagagacaagtgaggaaagcccgGGAACAGTACCCCGCTGGACACTCTGTAGCTCAGCCTGTTGAGTTCAACG GTGTTAAAATAATTCCCATCTCCGTGTTGTCTGACAACTACAGCTATCTTGTAATTGACGTGACTTCCAGTGTTGCTGTGGTAATCGACCCAGCGGACCCACAAATGGTGCAG GCAGTCCTCAAAGAAGAAGGAGTGATGCTTGAAGCAATCCTCTGCACACACAAGCACTG GGATCACAGTGGTGGAAACAAAGGGTTGAAAAGGCTTCACAGCTCATGCAGAGTTTATGGAAGTGCAGCTGACCACATTCCTGGACTCACACA cccCCTCTCTCACAAAGACTCTATATCAGTTGGCTGTATGCACTTTAAGGCCCTCTTCACTCCTGGACACACTGTGGGTCACATGATCTACCTCCTGGATGGCCGGCCTTTCGGCGCCCCCTCCAGCCTCTTCTCTGGTGACTTGGTGTTCCTGTCAGGATGCG GAAGGATGTTTGAAGGAAGTGCCACAACAATGCTGTCTTCGCTGGACACAGTCGGCTCCCTGAGTGATGACACTCTGTTGTGGCCTG GTCACGAGTATGCCGAGGACAACCTGCTCTTTGCTGCTGAGGTTGAACCGCGCAACACTGTCCGGGAAAACAAATATCAGTGGGTGCTGCAGCAGCGAGTCCTCAAACGGTGCACG TGTCCCTCCACCATCGGAGAAGAGAAGGAGTACAACCCCTTTCTCCGGAGCCATTGCACTGACCTCCAACTGACCCTGGCTCTCCAGCAGTTTCAGGATGAGGACTGGACTCAGTTCAGGGCTCGGGTACTGGAAGAGCTGCGAAAACGTAAAGATCTTTATAACAGGCGATCATAA